A region of Myxococcus stipitatus DSM 14675 DNA encodes the following proteins:
- a CDS encoding tetratricopeptide repeat protein, whose product MTGTMTGLIAAALLAAAAPGTSRSGPGLNPIVSKAKEREELITKLKRDIFKVDRAIGETEKLISKSRNAPYLPDLQFRLAELYVEKSRYVYYHQAESRPEGATGAIVSPETRLLKQKAVQMYYRLLREYPDFKDGDQVTFYLAHEQRELGQFDEMLKTLGDLTRKFTTSPLRLEAEQILGDHFFDKADLVEAEKHYQAILEAPPSPVHDLARYKMGWIRVNQAKHADAVAFFEAAAASAPLPGVDVKKALNVKREALLDLVYSYTEARPAKGALNYFEKLSDSRATYALALDKLGNRYFIKQQYEWAIPALRKLMEIQHDPEQDLERGQKLYDALKAAKGKVLPEPEDLRVLVRAAVQSKTDPELADTDRKKQLVELEEMGRDLATQLHLAAQKKEEKELYLSTAEAYQAYLSLFRPDQYVRPMMKNRAEALFSAKSFPEAARQFEELARYEAKAKDAKGEEEAVYAALLAHFSTLKPEEALKRNAYEVADARQAMKLLGADYVSRYPQSPNALEVKFNIARAFYEDGDYPKASELFTAFALTHPQHKEATVAGNLALDSLRQVNDFKGMDETGKKLLGSPLPASFRAEVQKILTQSRAEALDELALQSAQETGDVIQGLVKVADENKNSDIGEKALYGAFTAAREKRDLQAERDLGGKLVQDYPKSQYLSDVLLTLGRHAAEAAAFGEAATWFEQVGQKLGADIAGVDGWLAGARLRMALGEYKEAARNLETAAEVSGARKSEVLVLLAEARLKAKDFSRAKLAAESALKLDPRSAGAAAVLAEVQATTAPTANADALVATLTTAVQGPNGQTEEAAKGLWFLGEILYRGYKDLPADKVEEKVAALQSLEGIYTQAASLGYPEWAVASLWKLALAYGHIADVVESTPVPAGLSSAESQQFQAAVKEQVGPLKARSEEAFKACLSRAESLEVFNAAVVGCRARAEQAALPVPQPGAPMQPAALEELRKKAERTLSVESLEALGMAYLDARQFGVAQLTFGRVTELQDTKASAHSALGWALLNMGDAMGARAAYAKAMDSDPTYDKARLNLAALRCRFGDVEGARRELSVLKDVGTLNGPDVDTAGWKACK is encoded by the coding sequence ATGACCGGCACCATGACCGGCCTGATTGCCGCCGCCCTGCTGGCGGCCGCCGCACCGGGAACCAGCCGCTCCGGCCCCGGCCTGAACCCCATCGTCTCCAAGGCCAAGGAGCGCGAGGAGCTCATCACCAAGCTCAAGCGCGACATCTTCAAGGTCGACCGCGCCATCGGCGAGACGGAGAAGCTCATCTCCAAGAGCCGCAACGCGCCGTACCTGCCGGACCTGCAGTTCCGCCTGGCCGAGCTCTACGTCGAGAAGAGCCGCTACGTGTACTACCACCAAGCCGAGTCCCGGCCCGAGGGAGCCACGGGCGCCATCGTCTCGCCCGAGACGCGGCTGCTCAAGCAGAAGGCGGTGCAGATGTACTACCGCCTGCTGCGTGAGTACCCGGACTTCAAGGACGGCGACCAGGTGACGTTCTACCTGGCGCACGAGCAGCGCGAACTGGGCCAGTTCGACGAGATGCTCAAGACGCTCGGCGACCTGACGCGCAAGTTCACCACCAGCCCGCTGCGGCTGGAGGCGGAGCAGATTCTCGGCGACCACTTCTTCGACAAGGCGGACCTCGTCGAGGCAGAGAAGCACTACCAGGCGATTCTCGAGGCCCCGCCCTCCCCCGTGCACGACCTGGCCCGCTACAAGATGGGCTGGATTCGCGTGAACCAGGCCAAGCACGCGGACGCCGTGGCGTTCTTCGAGGCCGCCGCCGCGAGCGCGCCCCTGCCGGGCGTGGACGTGAAGAAGGCGCTCAACGTCAAGCGCGAGGCGCTGCTGGACCTGGTCTACAGCTACACGGAGGCCCGTCCGGCCAAGGGCGCGCTCAACTACTTCGAGAAGCTCAGCGACAGCCGCGCCACGTATGCGCTGGCGCTGGACAAGCTGGGCAACCGCTACTTCATCAAGCAGCAGTACGAGTGGGCCATCCCCGCGCTGCGCAAGCTGATGGAGATCCAGCACGACCCGGAGCAGGACCTGGAGCGCGGCCAGAAGCTCTATGACGCCCTCAAGGCGGCCAAGGGCAAGGTGCTGCCGGAGCCGGAGGACCTTCGCGTGCTGGTGCGCGCGGCGGTGCAGAGCAAGACGGACCCGGAGCTGGCGGACACGGACCGCAAGAAGCAGCTCGTGGAGCTGGAGGAGATGGGGCGCGACCTGGCCACCCAGCTCCACCTGGCCGCGCAGAAGAAGGAGGAGAAGGAGCTCTACCTGAGCACCGCCGAGGCCTATCAGGCGTACCTGAGCCTCTTCCGCCCCGACCAGTACGTGCGGCCCATGATGAAGAACCGCGCGGAGGCGCTCTTCTCCGCCAAGTCCTTCCCGGAGGCCGCGCGTCAGTTCGAGGAGCTGGCCCGCTACGAGGCCAAGGCCAAGGACGCCAAGGGCGAGGAGGAGGCCGTCTACGCGGCGCTGCTCGCGCACTTCTCCACGCTCAAGCCGGAGGAGGCCCTCAAGCGCAACGCCTACGAGGTCGCCGACGCGCGCCAGGCCATGAAGCTCTTGGGCGCCGACTACGTGTCCCGCTACCCCCAGAGCCCCAACGCCCTGGAGGTGAAGTTCAACATCGCCCGCGCCTTCTACGAGGACGGCGACTACCCGAAGGCGTCGGAGCTGTTCACCGCCTTCGCGCTCACGCATCCGCAGCACAAGGAAGCCACCGTCGCCGGCAACCTGGCGCTGGACAGCTTGCGGCAGGTCAACGACTTCAAGGGCATGGACGAGACGGGCAAGAAGCTCCTCGGCTCGCCCCTGCCCGCGAGCTTCCGCGCGGAGGTGCAGAAGATTCTCACGCAGAGCCGCGCGGAGGCGCTGGACGAGCTGGCGCTCCAGAGCGCCCAGGAGACGGGCGACGTCATCCAGGGCCTCGTGAAGGTGGCGGACGAGAACAAGAACTCCGACATCGGCGAGAAGGCGCTGTATGGCGCATTCACGGCGGCGCGCGAGAAGCGGGACCTGCAGGCCGAGCGCGACCTGGGCGGCAAGCTGGTGCAGGACTACCCCAAGAGCCAGTACCTGTCCGACGTGCTCCTGACGCTGGGCCGGCACGCGGCGGAGGCGGCGGCGTTCGGCGAGGCGGCCACCTGGTTCGAGCAGGTGGGCCAGAAGCTGGGCGCGGACATCGCCGGCGTGGATGGGTGGCTCGCGGGTGCGCGGCTGCGCATGGCGCTGGGTGAGTACAAGGAGGCCGCGCGCAACCTGGAGACGGCGGCGGAGGTCTCCGGCGCTCGCAAGTCGGAGGTGCTGGTGCTGCTCGCCGAGGCGCGGCTGAAGGCGAAGGACTTCTCGCGCGCGAAGCTGGCGGCGGAGTCCGCGCTGAAGCTGGACCCGCGCAGCGCGGGGGCGGCGGCGGTGCTCGCCGAGGTGCAGGCGACCACGGCGCCCACGGCCAACGCGGACGCGCTGGTGGCCACGCTCACCACCGCGGTGCAGGGCCCCAACGGGCAGACGGAGGAGGCCGCCAAGGGCCTGTGGTTCCTGGGCGAGATTCTCTACCGTGGCTACAAGGACCTGCCGGCGGACAAGGTGGAGGAGAAGGTCGCCGCGCTGCAGAGCCTGGAGGGCATCTACACGCAGGCCGCGTCGCTGGGTTATCCCGAGTGGGCGGTGGCCTCGCTGTGGAAGCTGGCGCTGGCGTACGGCCACATCGCGGACGTCGTCGAGTCCACGCCTGTCCCCGCGGGCCTGTCCTCGGCCGAGTCGCAGCAGTTCCAGGCGGCGGTCAAGGAGCAGGTGGGGCCGCTGAAGGCGCGCTCGGAAGAGGCGTTCAAGGCGTGTCTGTCCCGCGCGGAGTCGCTGGAGGTGTTCAACGCCGCGGTGGTGGGCTGCCGCGCTCGGGCCGAGCAGGCCGCGCTGCCCGTGCCTCAGCCGGGTGCGCCGATGCAGCCCGCGGCGCTGGAGGAGCTGCGCAAGAAGGCCGAGCGCACCCTCAGCGTCGAGTCCCTGGAAGCACTGGGCATGGCCTACCTGGACGCGCGTCAGTTCGGCGTGGCGCAGCTGACGTTCGGCCGCGTGACGGAGCTGCAGGACACCAAGGCGTCCGCGCACTCCGCGCTGGGCTGGGCGCTGCTCAACATGGGGGATGCCATGGGGGCTCGCGCCGCGTACGCGAAGGCCATGGACTCCGACCCCACCTACGACAAGGCCCGGCTCAACCTGGCCGCGCTGCGCTGCCGCTTCGGCGACGTGGAAGGGGCCCGCCGCGAGCTGTCCGTCCTCAAGGACGTGGGCACGCTCAACGGCCCCGACGTGGACACCGCGGGATGGAAGGCGTGCAAGTGA